One part of the Solanum dulcamara chromosome 3, daSolDulc1.2, whole genome shotgun sequence genome encodes these proteins:
- the LOC129882061 gene encoding uncharacterized protein LOC129882061, protein MFKLQRQNNKQDNSGERVDFRFSNFQLLQVPKGWDRLSLSVICVETGKTVAKLAKALVKNGSCQWLETLLESVWISKNDSSLELEESLYKFVVSMGSARSGLLGEGTINLASYVGSRMSSPVLLPLKKCNHGTTLQVKIHCLTPRNKFRDESKSSDSGMEEHGLDNDVYSKSNESGNFSAGSNVLPYDPGSNLGPSKFEIKEESFSASGSNNSFRSTDSFTRKEKLPSRNHLKNEGSKQVRASPDHTSPQNNHFIDDQTVSNPSSYNTKATVSMEHLQNNGKDFTASSVMNSGSSRNLLEAAEDTIEELRIEAKMWERNARKLMLDLDILREEFTSQSRKQADLVMDLSAAYSEQGNLKREIENLKLMLEESTTKHDVAEDSIFQPRGQKEELENEIRHQQELNASLALQLKGSQESNIELLSLLQELEETIEQQKEEIEKFSSWKESEETLQRSVQSLTKALQDKNHELESERRMNIQTETGHSEKSSTELIIDIEALREKVLELERDCSELTQENLDLLIKFKESGSQVSENENSKDFTKLVKQLELAFHHLKRPWHKLSSRISDQCKHHLGNLANLSEDIASSSKLLTTGCVLTYLFDLNNLLETRIVECEECLKEHEQEIQERNRKLEDYSLEVQAHESSKAELQMQCSGLLKELDKKKSELQRNEEEKIRLLEHQRELEGKVAGLQKERDQVEENMKIVSRESAMTSSCLDDLQSDYKELSNNMDARVSENNLLERKLAQLESEKHTSEDQLVGLTEKNENMEAQIRLMTVEEESRQSELEESKSIIMNLQEEIEKLESETKTSIADLKEELEDMQTLWSQAREECGDLTIENETLQESLQNLLEMERKNVEQHEYRVQLEAQLHESQKSLSNSLIKVRALEENLNSMLTDFSLKEERMNAELNELIQENKNKIEKLVQQDSLSNQKYSEKLTEVESLEKEVEQLTKQISEMDEERRLASEAVNEVSSLRADKEKLVSSLEDIQSKFTSAEKELAASRLSYEKLMVDHAKILKLLPNYRTIEEKFKTSINDLELQLTLSRYEHQKLHEESANLKFQLQKTKELQDEVFNLKRELTECISEKEKLEASLEKISRDFEEMKAEKASFVGKISDLQKVLLELEISNRKRICLEEKVEQMESELTEKEKFCAQVTELRNVLTETKRENEQYRQKIYKMEEEKDNCLRKVQALEAEVKMMEEEKKLYSKKFEQNDTPKSTNKYTNFNRAPQKLSQSQELRVDRLHSDRKSRESEGENGISDGITSSVEVDYLARIQLLENKLAEALEANKKYKIQLQRYKTEERRGHSPASKKSDWDSEMVKRFEQTKALLETELKDIRERYFQMSLKYAEVEAQREDLVMKLKAVKSGKRWFS, encoded by the exons GGTTCTGCTAGATCTGGCCTACTTGGAGAGGGAACCATTAATCTAGCATCATATGTTGGTTCAAGAATGTCTTCTCCTGTCTTGCTTCCTTTAAAGAAATGCAATCATGGAACAACACTACAA GTGAAAATTCACTGCCTAACACCAAGGAATAAATTCAG AGATGAATCGAAGTCTTCAGATTCTGGTATGGAAGAACATGGTTTAGATAATGATGTTTACAGTAAATCGAATGAGTCTGGCAACTTCTCTGCTGGGAGTAATGTGCTTCCATATGATCCCGGCTCTAACTTGGGTCCAAGCAAATTTGAGATCAAG GAGGAAAGTTTCTCGGCATCCGGATCAAATAACAGCTTTAGATCAACTGACAGTTTTACACGAAAAGAAAAGTTACCCTCCAGAAATCACTTAAAGAATGAAGGTTCCAAACAAGTTAGAGCAAGTCCTGACCATACTTCACCTCAGAACAATCATTTCATCGATGATCAAACTGTTTCAAACCCATCATCATATAATACAAAAGCCACAGTTTCAATGGAGCATCTGCAGAACAACGGAAAAGATTTCACAGCGTCTTCTGTGATGAATTCAGGCTCTTCAAGAAACCTTCTGGAGGCTGCTGAAGATACAATTGAAGAACTCCGAATAGAAGCCAAGATGTGGGAGAGAAATGCTCGGAAGCTCATGCTTGATTTGGACATACTGAGAGAGGAATTCACGTCTCAGTCGAGAAAGCAAGCAGACTTGGTGATGGATCTCTCAGCTGCTTATTCAGAGCAAGGTAATTTGAAAAGAGAGATTGAGAATCTCAAACTAATGTTGGAGGAGTCAACAACGAAACACGATGTGGCAGAGGATTCGATATTTCAACCGAGAGGTCAGAAGGAGGAACTGGAAAATGAAATAAGACATCAGCAGGAGTTGAATGCCAGTTTAGCCTTACAACTAAAAGGAAGTCAGGAATCAAATATCGAGCTCCTCTCGCTTCTTCAGGAGCTGGAAGAAACTATAGAACAACAGAAAGAGGAAATAGAGAAATTTTCATCTTGGAAAGAATCGGAAGAGACATTGCAAAGAAGTGTTCAATCCCTCACTAAGGCGTTACAAGACAAAAATCATGAGCTTGAGAGTGAACGGAGAATGAACATACAGACGGAGACTGGACACTCCGAGAAATCTAGTACTGAGCTAATAATAGATATTGAAGCATTACGAGAGAAAGTACTGGAGCTCGAGAGGGATTGTTCTGAGCTTACTCAGGAAAACCTGGACCTGCTGATCAAGTTTAAGGAGTCCGGTAGTCAAGTTAGTGAAAATGAGAACTCCAAGGACTTCACTAAATTAGTGAAGCAGCTTGAACTAGCTTTCCACCATCTAAAGAGACCGTGGCATAAACTTTCTTCGAGGATAAGTGATCAGTGCAAACATCACCTGGGAAACTTGGCAAATTTGAGCGAGGACATAGCAAGCTCTTCAAAACTATTGACAACCGGCTGTGTCCTTACGTATCTGTTTGACTTGAACAATCTCTTAGAAACTAGAATTGTTGAATGTGAGGAATGTCTTAAAGAGCATGAACAGGAGATCCAGGAGAGAAATAGAAAGCTGGAAGATTACAGTCTTGAGGTTCAAGCACATGAGAGCTCAAAGGCTGAACTGCAAATGCAATGTTCCGGTCTACTAAAAGAGttggataaaaaaaaatccGAGTTACAAAGAAATGAAGAGGAGAAAATCCGCCTTTTGGAGCATCAAAGAGAACTAGAAGGTAAAGTAGCTGGTCTTCAAAAGGAAAGGGATCAGGTAgaagaaaacatgaaaattgTCTCGAGAGAAAGTGCCATGACCTCTAGCTGCTTGGATGATCTGCAAAGTGATTATAAGGAGCTCAGCAATAACATGGATGCTCGAGTTTCTGAGAACAACCTTCTGGAAAGGAAACTAGCACAGCTAGAAAGTGAAAAGCATACATCGGAGGATCAGTTAGTAGGATTGACAGAGAAGaatgaaaatatggaagcacAAATTAGGCTCATGACAGTTGAGGAAGAATCTCGTCAATCGGAATTGGAAGAATCCAAGTCAATCATAATGAATCTTCAAGAAGAAATTGAGAAGTTGGAGAGTGAGACGAAAACGAGCATTGCTGATCTCAAAGAAGAATTAGAAGACATGCAGACCCTATGGTCACAAGCTCGAGAAGAATGTGGAGATCTCACGATCGAGAATGAAACGTTACAAGAATCTTTACAGAATCTTCTTGAAATGGAAAGAAAGAATGTGGAACAGCACGAGTATCGTGTGCAGCTAGAAGCTCAACTGCATGAATCACAGAAAAGCTTGTCTAATAGTTTGATAAAGGTTAGAGCTTTGGAAGAAAATCTCAATTCAATGTTGACAGATTTTTCCTTGAAAGAGGAGAGAATGAACGCTGAACTAAACGAACTCATTCAAGAGAACAAGAACAAAATTGAGAAACTCGTGCAACAAGATAGCTTATCCAATCAGAAATATTCAGAGAAGTTGACAGAAGTTGAGAGCCTCGAGAAAGAGGTAGAACAACTAACCAAGCAAATTTCTGAAATGGATGAGGAAAGGAGATTAGCTTCTGAGGCTGTTAATGAAGTTTCCAGTTTACGTGCTGACAAAGAAAAGCTCGTATCTTCACTTGAAGACATTCAATCAAAATTTACATCGGCTGAGAAGGAGCTTGCTGCTTCAAGACTAAGTTATGAGAAGCTGATGGTTGATCATGCAaagattttgaaacttttaCCAAATTATAGGACGATTGAGGAAAAGTTTAAGACGTCTATTAATGACCTTGAGTTGCAGCTCACTCTTTCGCGCTATGAACATCAAAAGCTTCATGAAGAAAGTGCTAATCTGAAATTTCAGTTGCAGAAAACAAAGGAGCTTCAGGATGAAGTGTTCAATCTGAAGAGAGAGCTCACGGAGTGCATATCCGAAAAGGAAAAGTTAGAAGCATCACTGGAGAAAATATCCAGAGATTTTGAAGAAATGAAGGCTGAAAAGGCCTCGTTTGTTGGTAAGATCTCCGACTTGCAGAAAGTCTTGTTGGAATTGGAGATCAGCAATAGAAAGAGAATTTGTTTGGAGGAAAAAGTTGAGCAAATGGAAAGTGAGTTAACTGAAAAGGAGAAATTCTGTGCACAAGTGACTGAATTGAGAAATGTGCTTACTGAAACTAAGAGAGAAAATGAGCAATATCGTCAGAAAATATACAAGATGGAGGAGGAGAAGGATAATTGCTTGAGAAAAGTCCAAGCACTTGAAGCAGAAGTGAAAATGATGGAGGAAGAGAAAAAGCTATACTCCAAAAAG TTTGAACAGAATGATACTCCAAAGAGCACCAATAAGTACACTAACTTCAATAGAGCACCTCAAAAGCTTAGTCAGTCCCAAGAACTTCGGGTTGATCGACTTCATTCAGATCGCAAAAGTAGAGAATCAGAG GGTGAAAATGGTATCTCCGACGGAATTACTTCTTCTGTTGAAGTGGATTACTTGGCTAGAATACAATTGCTTGAGAACAAGCTTGCTGAAGCATTAGAGGCAAATAAGAAGTACAAAATTCAGCTTCAAAG ATACAAGACCGAGGAACGTAGAGGACATTCACCGGCTTCCAAGAAATCAGACTGGGACAGTGAAATGGTGAAAAGGTTCGAACAGACAAAGGCTTTACTAGAAACAGAATTAAAAGACATTCGAGAACGATACTTTCAAATGAGTCTTAAATATGCTGAAGTAGAAGCACAAAGAGAGGATCTTGTTATGAAACTGAAGGCAGTTAAGAGTGGAAAGAGGTGGTTCTCTTGA